The stretch of DNA GTACTTAGATAGGTATCACAGATATACAAACTACCCAAGATGGTAAATATTGCCAATAAAACCATTAAAAGGCAGTAATAATTCAATTCAGTAAATGGCTGGAACCAGCCAAGATACGTAGTCATCTGCTTTACCCATTACTTCTCCTTTTTCTAAAACAACATGAACTTTACCTTGCACAGCCAGACACTGCTATAAAGTAACCAAGCCTATGACCTCCTACTACACCATTCCTGAGAATTGGGAAGGCTAATGTCTGCCAAACCACCACTGCCTGGTTCCTGCCATTCGCTGACTGTAATATCTACCGCATTTTGTTCAGCTTAGCCTATattacctatttttatttatggttaaaaagTTTACTGCTTTTGTTTACTATGTTTACGAGTTGAGGAGCAAGTACATATCCACGGACCGCCGATTTTCTTGTTAATGTGTGCTGTCAGTGAGAACATGGCGGGACAGCACTTAGCgccttatccacatatttaaatattcttggcaagcttGTTTGTTCTGGCATGAGGTATTGCTTAGCTGCGCGCACTAGCCTCAAGGTTAAGATCACCTGGGTACTTATGATAGGAACTGTAATtaaccctgggggttaattacagtcgtccaaataaatattactttaaattcttgttcaataagtaaaataacataggaaaatgtcaattgccatagtcttgGCCacagcggattgcttctgtagaaatacctttgGTTGcttatcaaaaaatatttttgggaggtcgactgtaattaacccccaggggccagtactaaacagtAAGTGCCGAGTTATTGCCTAGATTTACCCTGAAATATTCATAACACTAACGTTGTCATCAGTTTAACATGGCCCACATATGCATACGGTAGACTAATCTGGCCTCACCTACAGTAGGCCAGACAAAATGTTTACGTAGTACCTAGGCTAGTATCTAGGGAGCCTAGCATACTTACACCAGTTTCCATGATCAATGTCTCTTCGTAGAATCCATAAACAGGCTGGAAGATATATTACTTCACTGGCTCTTGATCCTCCTATAAACAGCTCCTTTTACCACGTACGCATATAACAGTTGTTCTCGAAGAGGAACGTCAACAACAGAGGCAGAcgaagtgttgttgttgttgttatcggaGTCAGTCAGTCTGTGATGTGGCAAACACGGTTGCGTTCCATTGGCGACGTAAACATATTCAAACCAGCTAAACAGTATAGTTTCTTACAACAACTGTCCAATTACAACGAAGATATTAGCTTGTATTCAAATATTTGTGcatttgaaatgttttttgtatgtaaataatcctatattattttatttcattgtattagtTTCAATAAAAATAGCTTGGTACTCATATTCATCGTACAAAACGTATCCTATTTAAGCGCGAGAAACACTAACAACCTGAAACGTCAAGACGTAAAATGGTAGAAAACGTAATCATATTTTTCATGGATAACTATGTCTTttctatatttctaccttcataatAGCATAAATCACCTTTGGAAATATAGAGTGCAGTATACAATAATAAAGCCGAATTTAACTATTTTCAGATACTGGTGCGTTGCTGTCATTATTAAAGTAAAATCTAGATCGGCATtattgtggcgaaaaagatggacttatagtggactgtattatatgcttaacgttgttacttggtcaaaaaaccgctaaaagccttacgtaacaactccacaaaatcTCTTTGCGgttttctaaattacggggagatatctctcaacccaattcattactaacgaggataacacaccaatatcattaatgaatagtagcacaattaagtacttttacttactgagcagtccttgtagacatgaactcagatcataaatcgctacacgagatacgacgagaggtacgcgtctctctctctctctctctctctctctctctctctctctctctctctcctctcctctctctctctctctctaaatgttgcgagtgctcacgggttgattttcagaacCTTAGAgaaccgctgtgttatctcgttttctaaaagttatttgcattaACAATTAagatatgaacacaataaaggtttatcagatcaattcatattcaccatccacaaaactgaaacataggaaaaatgaaataaaatcgaaggatattgaaacgcatttgataaacgtaaagttaaaattaatttaataactaaaagttaaacatatcaaagagtaataacatataagtgacaaatgaaattaatcactcaaggggaattgtaaatcaatggcactcaaatgaaacaaattacgacaaaattcaaagaattagGGGCAAAACAATGGGCAATcgcctttctaaatccacacacacatcactacacaacactagatcaACAGGTCAACTCAAAAGTTGAGCCAGAAGAAGCTTTTTTGGTCCGTTCCGTCCTGCAAAAAAATttcgggttttgttgggaaaagagacaagttatacaattaatcacgaatgtagaactgacgtacaaggttttcatgaacataaaaaactttacaataattatcaacttcgttgtcacaaataaattccaaatataatagtttgcaacttcaacatatttattaaatgtagtgaattaattggtggtgtgtgtcaatacaattttgggcgatatcaagcccatacagtgtactacgcacatacgcatacacacccctagaggggcacgcaaaggagcgttcagaggggcgaTCTACTACTCTTcttttcccctcccgatcttttgacctctcctaatggcttctctggcgagaggcacaaacaagacccaatgacaccaattcttaccatacgtaatatgcgcaatacattcaccaagaacaatttcatatatataaagacaaatgaattatcataactaaaacagtaactatacttcgttactaaaacgtctactgacgtttatgtcaaaagacttcgtctttgtgtaaaaccatcctttcggtgctaaccgcaccacagatactacgtactagaacatagcaaaatcagataaaataatgttaagagtgtcattctcgagtagatgtggttctttcacccttattatgtcatgtaatgtagacgtacatatctttgcaaaatatatgggcatgcgaatgcattaggttttcacatgaatacaaatacagtaacatagttcctgtctgtcgattacctgacagacggcaatacgcagtgaaaatcaatcaataatttcttatgagacagatactaataactataataaaagacaaatagcatggaaacaagtgaatacacaaaaacattagaaaataaaatcgttgtgagaggaatttctCACAATTATTATCTAATCAAGCGGTTAGTGTTGCAAGACAACCAGCTAAACAGTACAGTTTCTTACAACAACTGTCCAATTACAACGAAGATATTgccttttattcaaatatttgtgcatttaaaatgttttttgtatatatatatataatactatattattttatttcattgtattagtTTCAATAAAAATAGCTTGGTACTCATATTTATCGTACAAAACGTATCCTATTTAAGAGCGAGAAACACTAACAACCTGAAACGTCAAGACGTAAATTGGTAGAAAACGTAATCATATTTTTCATGGATAACtatgtcttttatatatttcttccttCATAATAACATAAATCACCTTTGGAAATATAGAGTGCAGTATACAATAATAAAGCTGAATTTAACTATTTTCAGACACTGGTGTGTTGCTGTCATTATTAAAGTAAAATCTAGATCGGCATTATTATCTAATCAAGCGGTTAGTGTTGCAAGACAACCAGCTAAACAGTACAGTTTCTTACAACAACTGTCCAATTACAACGAAGATATTGCCTTGTATTCAAATATTTGTGCATTTacaatgttttttgtatatacataatcctatattattttatctaattGTATTATTTCAATAAAGATAGCTTGGTACTCATATTCATCGTACAAAACGTATCCTATTTAAGAGCGAGAAACACTTAACAACCTGAAACGTCAACACGTAAAATGGTAGAAAACATAATCATATTTTTCATGGATAACTATGTCTTTTCTATATTTCTTCCTTCATAAAAGCATAAATCACCTTTGGAAATATAGAGTGCAGTATACAATAATAAAGCTGAATTTAACTATTTTCAGATACTGGTGCGTTGCTGTCATTATATTAAAGTAAAATCTAGATCGACATTATTATCTAATCAAGCGGTTAGTTGTTGCAAGACTTGGTaatgctagatttcaataagatCATGTATAATAGTGCTTATGCATGGCTTTTACTGTGatgatattaaaaattatttattgatatcCTATACTCCTATTTCTAATAGCATTGGATGTGAAATAACTTCAGTATATGTTACAGGAATAGTTGAATCGCGGTTGAAAATTATTATCAGGGtgatttttaaggaaaatatttgcTACATTTTGCTACACAAAACACGCTAGTTGCTTCCTAACTCCGTTATCCTTTTGACATGTCGAATACCACTCAAGGCCATATATGGGCTTATTCCTTCTAGTTCATATTGCACCGAAGAATCCTTTAACAAAATCTACGTCCTGTGGTTTCAAGACGTGGGCATGGATTCTTGAAATCCTGATGGGAATTGACGAGAGATGGGTTGTATAAGCAGATAGGGAAATTACATCTATCCATTTCTAATAAATCAACGTAATCTGGTCACATGACTCAAAGTGCTTTTCCTTCAGCTTTACCTTGCCTTACATCCATTTGTTTTCTGTCCTTTGtttgtaatgttttgtacaaaAAGCAGTGAATATGGTacattgaattttttctattcgAGTTATTGATATTACTGCTGCTAAACCTGGAAGCCACCTACTCAGTACTGCCAGACTGGTGTTCCAAGTCACCGTGGAGCAAATCAAACAGTCCTGCCTGGCATTGTCTGGCGAAGGAGCAAATCCTGATGTGGCCACTACTCGGTCGTGTGAATGCGTCTTTACTATCAGCATGGGTCTTGACCTATGCCTCATTTCCAGATATTATAGAAACATATGCCACCATTACTTACCAATATGTTATCTCCTTTGTTCCTAAACTTTGCCCTTAAATCTTTAGGATTACATTTTAAAGTATAAACGAACAATTTATTGGTGCAAAGCCTCAATATTCTTACCACAGTTTCCCACGTAAAAGGAAAGGTACATTTCCTTTATTCAGATATGTCTACATAAATGTTCAACTACTTTCAACCAGctatgttttctatttcttttcattttactgcAAATCAAATGCTTTGCTGTAGCTGAACTGGGACTTGTATTCATTGAGTCATTTATAACTTATTGGCTTTTCCGGTTGAAAAGCGTGATAGGATTTTCAAGGATATGAGTGCCCAGGCTGGTAGTAGAACTGAATTGGGGGACTTTTAACCTCTGTTTTTCCAGTACGTCTCGAGAGTCTGTTATACTTTATCATCCATGAGTAGACACATCATGAGGTTTAATATCGTCATCCATATTTGCATAAGCACCAATATTCTTACTTACTTTCTGTTATGTAAAATGTTGTTCACAATCGGCCTCACTATATACTTGATAAGCTTTATTATcgtaattaaaatttggaaaaataacaACTACAATAGTTTTTGTTTCAGTTCAGATGCCACAGAAGaccatgtacatatatacaattttcaGCAGGAAACTCAAAATAAAACATGCTTTGCCAACTGTTATTTTTATTCAACCTAATACCAGCCAAATCGAATTTACAGTAAAAATTTATCACAGTAAAATCAGTGTGGTTTGCCCTTGTCCAAAGGAAAACAACGAAAGcattcctgttttaacagaaaatatgtcGAATTTGAGGCtactacatttttaaaaaatacacgaATTCTCCATTCATGAAAGTAGTGTATCACTGTACATATACGTACTTTCATTAATTTAGTAAAGAATGTGCTGATATCAATTATTAAGCCCTtatcaatttttgtttctttgttaccATTTTCAGGTTATAAATTGTCAAGCTTTCATTTGAATTAGACTGATTTTCACTTCATTCACTTTCCAAAACGGTAAAAAAACtcactaattttatttataagcaCTTTATTAAATCCTGATTGAAAAACTTTTCAATAACATCACTAAAATACTGACAAGAACAATTTAATTTTAGCAAATTCCACAGTTCTCTAGGCAGTGAAGTAAGCGCTTGTTTTACCTGGATATATTTCAAAGTTAATTTTGACACCTCATATCTGCAATAACAGAGGGTATATTGTATATCCATGTTGACACCTGACTTTTTCAAATTATGCACTACTAATTGAGTTTTGGCAGAGGCCCTTTACCTCATTCAAAATGTTCACTGATTTGGTGAGGATTTATCCTCCAACAGTAGTTGTGCctgaaaagaagaataagatataagttatttattgaataaattaCCTAAATACAGATTACTGTTattgataattttaaaaatgactaatatattttaaaaattttagtatGGCACTTGAAAGTGGATGACCTTGatgtaatattcattcatgaaaacaattttagtattttcaaaaggATAGTGAAGCACAGCTTaactattttaattaaaaactgacatgaatcaaactgatttaatcttAAATGTTAATcaggattttttttctgaacttttCAATTCATCTCATTGTTACAGCACTCCTCAAACATCTTCATAAACTTAAGTCAACTTATCTATCAATAATGTATCACTGGTTGTCTTCTTGATTTGACTTTACAATGGATCTTTCCCCAAGAAGTAATTCAATAAAGCAAACTAACAACATGCTTGACTGACCTTGCGAAATCCATTCGCCATTTGTGCAGATGTTAGGATCACCACTGATGACAGCTGGGCAACCATGGTCGTACCTGAAGCCATCCAAGCAacagccttttgtaaataaatgacaaagaGCAAATAAGTCCTCTTCACATGGGGAGAAAGCAGTCATGTATTattctatttcttattttaagACCAATCAGCTTCATAACACCTTAGCATTTTTTCCTACTGTATTATTAGCAAGAGACTGTGGAATTAAAATTCCACCTTAATCTACAAACAGTAAATTCATATAAACTTCTTCTCGTTTGTTATTAAGATATTGTAAGATATCAAGTAAGCTTGACATTGGAACTGATGTTTTAAATTGCAGGAATCACTGAAAACAGGAAAGATTTGCAAATAGTGACGAATGCAACATCTCTTGTGAACTGTGATTTAAAGGGAACTGAAAATTCCATAATTAGGAAGCAATACAGTCCCCACAgctaataactgaataaaattttaaaagaaaattagcatagctatatataatttgtattcaaTACTGATGACTTGTAATGAAGGTAAAGTCAATCATTACTTCTACCTCATTATGCATGCTAGTGATGATACTTTATGTTAACACTCTTTCAGTTACTTCAAGAATGAAAAACACACTTTTTAGTGTTAAGTTTATATGATTTCCttcaatatattaattccaaaaaggGGCCACAGTCGAGATTTATAATGTCGGATTTAAGATTACCAGTTACTAAAGCACACCACAAGAAAGATTATGCTGATCGTGTTTAAGTCTCAAGCTGCAAATTAATGGTTGACAAGACTGGGTTTCCATACACCTAGATGTCAATGAAGCCCCTTTTCACCTTGTCCAAATCCAGCTATCAAGTCAGTCACCATAaaacctttttgtaaataaagagcgTAGTAACCTAGTATCGTATCAGCTTTCTGAAAGGCACCAATCCAGTATGAAAGTAGAAAGGTTGCAAACTGTATCATAATCCATAATACCTCTAAactgtatttattgttttttttaatttgtatagtgTTAGGGTTTTTAGTCTCTGCTGATGGGGAAAGCTCAGTACAACATGAAAACTTTGCTGCAAAATCCAGATTTAGCCTCCAGATTCAGCAGCCAATCATGATGCAACCTCATGGTCACATGACTTATATGTGACACACTAAATTTTGGTACACATGCCCTGTCAACTACGTGTCATTAAGTTTCTCCACATGCAGACAAAACAGATCAGCTACAGTGAATAAAGTTGGTCTTAACCCAGAATTCTCTGTGTCCCTTATCTTAAAGCGTCAGAAGGAATTGCAAAATGGAGAGGAAATAAAGGTTAAGGTCATAAGCAAGGCATGTCATTTACAGGATACCCATTATGAATATCTAAGCCTTTATCAAAAAAACAAATTCCCAATGATACTGTGCACTAATGTGCTACCACTGCAAAAATATCCCAAATTGGTTGCTTTGCTAAGGGGTAAATTGAAACTTTCCTTCAACTTAAAAATTGACGGGAATTAAATTAATTTAGAATAATAAACTGAAACAGACAATTAGAGTTACATATTTGTTAAGAAGCCTACAGGTATTTAAAGTCTTCATTCTTCCATACTTAATCATTCACTAGTTGATGGGTCTTCATAATTCCTCAAAAATAAGGTGTTCAAAATAAGGGTTTAGCAAAACAGAGACCTAGATCAGGATAAGATGTGCTAGCAATAAAAATTCCTTTAGAGTGTTAATCCTGTGTCATTGCAATGAAGCTGTGTTTGTAGCATCCCACCTGAAAGGTTACGGGCCTCAGGGCCGAGGGCAGTTAGGACTGGTACACCGTCGAGTGCCCCAGATGGGACTGGGCCACCAGGTGCTGGTGATTCCAGTTTCACAGGGGTCCATGAGATTGTACCTGATTGAAATAGGACATTAGTCAGGAGAAATGATAAGGAATATTTCTATACATACAAGAATAATTATAAACAtgtagatgcacacacacacacacccctatatatacttatatatatatatatatatatatataatatatatatatatatatatatatattatattattatatatatataatatatatatatatattatatagatatatatatagatataatataatatatatatatgtatatatgtagtagtatatgatatatatatatatatatatatatatatatatatatatatatatgtatatatatatatatatatatatatatatatatatatatatatatatatatatatatatatatatacatacatatatatgtagtgtgtgtatatatatatatatacttatatatatatatatatatatatatatacatatagtatatatatatatatatatatatatatatatatatatatatatatatatatattatatatatatatatatatatatatatatatatatatatatatagatgtgtgtgtataacttgaAATCActaaagttaggaacgtgataaatccataaataaaggtatgagccacgagggaaaataaacaacagagtttccgcaagatctttcgacgttcaaatgtcctttacttgataagtaaaggatgtttgaacgttaaagatcttgcggaaactccgttgtttattttttccctcgtggcttatacctttatatatatatatatatatatatatatatatatatatatatatatatatatatataaacttatgtaAATTATAGACATACGAGTTTTGGACTCTATAAAGAACCTaaactattaatttatttattctgagTTATTCATTGGAGACAAGGTATTACCTGCAACACTGCAGGTAATACTTTGTCTGCGACATCTCACCTTCAGAGATAGAGTTCCCAGTTGTAGTGTCTACAGCAGGTGGGACAGCGGTAGTCTCTGTGTCTACACCTGAAAGAAGTATGACATCAGTCAGGAGGAACaccagagaatatttttttttttttgttttttttttttgcattcaagGATAACTACTATCtgaaaatttcttctttctgtatttcctagtattttctgttacttctttaatATGAACGCCATATCCTTTggaaactttaatttcaagtcagtggttcatcttcaaaataataataataataataataataataataataataataataataataataataataataataataataataataataataataataataataataataataataataatagtaataataggaCAAATGCCATTAAGGCAACATGGACCTTTTTATACAATTTGTCCTAAGAAGTTTAAATAAATAGTCTATTTTGTCATAGGTAGATGTGCTTGGCTTAATCAATAGagggaaaaactgaaaatatctaCAATATTAAcctgtattatataaataaatataaaatatatatatatatatatatatatatatatatatatatatatatatatatatatatatatatatatatatatatatatatatatatatatatctatatatatctatatatctatatatatatatatatatatatatatatatatatatatatatatatatatatatatatatagtatatagatatatagatatatatatagatatatatatatatatatatatatatatatatatatatctatatatatatatatatatatatcatataactgcCATATGGAAGGGTGCATACACTAACAAAAGATAGAC from Macrobrachium nipponense isolate FS-2020 chromosome 18, ASM1510439v2, whole genome shotgun sequence encodes:
- the LOC135197312 gene encoding mucin-7-like; the encoded protein is MAYLRRLPPALCVCLSLLSVAWTQVNAQLMGDPMLPPTSDTPAAPTTTAAAAAPATTAAAATAGDSPTPATETSVAGGTETTAVPPAVDTTTGNSISEGVDTETTAVPPAVDTTTGNSISEGTISWTPVKLESPAPGGPVPSGALDGVPVLTALGPEARNLSGCCLDGFRYDHGCPAVISGDPNICTNGEWISQGTTTVGG